From one Lotus japonicus ecotype B-129 chromosome 3, LjGifu_v1.2 genomic stretch:
- the LOC130742985 gene encoding uncharacterized protein LOC130742985: protein MEIEAGMFSVPQTICSVLCCMCGIPMQPNAANMCVKCLSSQEDITEGLQKHINIFHCPQCESYFQHPKTWIKHLKPESDELLKFCLKMMKKTNKVRMVDARFIWTEPHSKRIKINVKVQKEVLNGVILEQSYLVEYVQLEHLCDSCTRVAANPDQWVAVVQLRQHVSHRRTFFYLEQLILKHGAAARAIRIKQMHEGIDFYFSNEDHGEKFVQFIGKVAPIRSKGYNKQLVSHDTKSNNYNYRYTFSVEISPICREDLICLPHHVALSLGNLGPLVICTKVTNSIVLLDPFTLRHCFLDASQYWRASFKSLLTSRQLVEYVVLDVEEVVPSEVVTVGGTKYVLAVAQVARVSDFGKNDTIFSIKTHLGHLLNPGDYALGYDLYGANCNDIELDKYKGGDLPHAILVKKSYVEKRLKKRGKPRSWKLKSLNMEIDDKGRTDPDKMSSEYEQFLNDLEENPDLRFNLSLYQNIEFQPSEMASVTDGEELPSVPLEELLADLELGEDEDEEDFMME from the exons ATGGAGATTGAAGCTGGTATGTTCTCAGTTCCCCAAACAATCTGCAGTGTTTTGTGTTGCATGTGTGGAATTCCCATGCAACCGAACGCTGCCAACATGTGTGTCAAGTGTTTAAGCTCCCAAGAGGACATCACGGAGGGGCTCCAAAAGCATATCAATATCTTTCACTGCCCTCAGTGCGAGAGTTACTTTCAGCATCCGAAAACTTGGATCAAACATCTTAAACCGGAATCCGATGAGCTACTCAAATTCTgcttgaagatgatgaagaagaccAACAAAGTGAGGATGGTGGATGCTCGTTTCATCTGGACTGAGCCTCACTCCAAGAGGATTAAGATCAATGTCAAGGTTCAGAAGGAGGTTCTGAATGGGGTGATTCTTGAACAGTCTTACCTCGTCGAGTATGTTCAGCTGGAACACTTGTGTGACTCTTGCACCAGGGTGGCGGCTAACCCTGATCAGTGGGTTGCTGTTGTGCAACTCAGGCAACATGTTTCGCATAGGCGAACCTTCTTTTATTTGGAGCAGCTGATTCTCAAGCACGGTGCTGCGGCCAGAGCTATAAGAATCAAACAGATGCATGAGGGCATTGACTTCTATTTCTCCAACGAAGACCATGGTGAGAAGTTTGTGCAATTTATAGGGAAAGTAGCTCCTATAAGGAGCAAGGGTTATAATAAGCAACTTGTTTCTCATGATACAAAGAGTAACAACTACAACTACAGATATACTTTTTCTGTTGAAATTAGCCCCATTTGCCGTGAGGATTTAATATGTCTGCCTCATCATGTTGCTCTAAGTTTGGGAAATCTTGGCCCATTGGTGATTTGCACTAAGGTTACCAATAGCATTGTTCTGCTTGATCCATTTACCTTGAGGCACTGTTTCTTAGATGCAAGTCAGTATTGGAGGGCATCCTTCAAGTCTTTACTTACTAGTAGACAGCTAGTGGAGTATGTGGTCCTGGATGTGGAGGAGGTTGTGCCATCTGAGGTGGTTACTGTTGGTGGCACGAAATATGTTTTAGCTGTTGCCCAAGTGGCTCGTGTGTCAGATTTTGGAAAGAATGACACAATATTTTCCATCAAGACTCATCTTGGCCATCTTTTAAATCCTGGTGATTATGCTCTTGGTTATGATCTATATGGGGCTAATTGTAACGACATTGAATTGGACAAATACAAAGGTGGTGACCTTCCTCATGCAATTTTAGTTAAGAAGAGTTATGTAGAGAAGCGCCTGAAGAAACGTGGGAAGCCTCGTTCATGGAAGCTTAAATCACTCAACATGGAGATTGATGATAAGGGTAGAACTGACCCAGACAAGATGAGCTCAGAAT atgaacaattcttaaatgATCTGGAAGAAAACCCTGACCTGAGGTTCAACCTATCACTGTACCAAAATATAGAGTTCCAGCCATCAGAGATGGCATCTGTGACTGATGGGGAAGAGCTACCTTCTGTTCCACTGGAGGAGTTACTGGCTGATCTTGAGCTGggtgaggatgaagatgaggaggacTTCATGATGGAATAA
- the LOC130742862 gene encoding uncharacterized protein LOC130742862 isoform X1, which produces MNCGGEEEKQWSCGKAGSVNFRKVSSIVRDIGDPCLSQSPVKVVVTVNRMLKPDKWQALSDSEGKVLGFRKALKLIVLGGVDPSIRPEVWEFLLGCYALSSTAEYRRRLRAARREHYSDLVKQCQTMHSSVGTGSLAYVVGSKVMDMRTSSKLEREMKEAAKEGHHESSNGSVDLASLRASTDGATYDSYGQQNCSSPNLGRETDGSHCVIDSPFDFPALPVTNLFEKSGKDNNSSTEHGSKLSARHRLRFDDEMHTFQINDNVDLIGESNGQQPRGILHSTNSEIEVASPDEDEPEFPSDNAVYEAQMVNQLKISDVPQPARISAAMSQEWPVGEDRVSEWLWTLHRIVVDVVRTDSHLDFYEDTRNLARMSDILAVYAWVDPATGYCQGMSDLLSPFVVIFEDNADAFWCFEMLLRRMRENFQMEGPTRVMKQLRELWHILELADKEMFAHLSKIGAESLHFAFRMLLVLFRRELSFNEALSMWEMMWAADFDESLAYDLEVNCLEALDIHLPRDSSNDLREEVADSDDGSVKSGSQSNHNENDNDNTKASQQSNHENTDVSVWDAKLKSLSSYPFCGLARNMWPRNGRVQMSTMSSLTRKEKDELAIFCVAAILVLNRQKVIRETHSFDDMIKMFNDKMLKINVKRCIRTAIKLRKKYLNKVIKKKNRVSEKED; this is translated from the exons ATGAATTGTGGTGGCGAGGAAGAGAAGCAATGGAGTTGTGGAAAAGCTGGGAGTGTGAATTTCCGAAAAGTGAGTTCGATTGTTCGCGACATTGGGGATCCTTGCCTCTCTCAGTCTCCTGTAAAGGTTGTTGTAACT GTGAACAGAATGCTTAAGCCAGACAAGTGGCAAGCCTTGTCTGATAGTGAAGGAAAGGTGCTTGGTTTCCGGAAGGCGCTGAAATTGATTGTGTTAGGG GGTGTAGATCCTTCAATAAGACCTGAAGTTTGGGAGTTTTTACTAGGTTGCTACGCACTGAGCAGCACTGCTGAGTATCGAAGAAGGTTGAGAGCAGCTAGGAG GGAGCATTATAGTGACCTGGTTAAGCAATGTCAAACAATGCATTCAAGTGTAGGAACTGGTTCGTTGGCATATGTTGTTGGATCCAAAGTTATGGATATGAGAACTTCATCTAAACTTGAACGGGAAATGAAAG AGGCAGCAAAAGAAGGCCATCATGAAAGCTCCAATGGTTCGGTTGACCTAGCCAGTTTGAGAGCAAGCACAGATGGTGCAACTTATGATTCTTATGGTCAACAAAACTGCAGTTCCCCAAATTTAGGGAGAGAAACAGATGGATCACATTGTGTGATTGATAGTCCTTTTGATTTTCCTGCTTTACCTGTGACCAATCTGTTTGAAAAGAGTGGTAAAGATAACAACTCAAGCACAGAGCATGGCAGTAAACTGTCTGCACGACATAGATTAAGATTTGATGATGAAATGCATACCTTTCAAATCAATGACAATGTAGACTTAATTGGTGAATCAAATGGCCAACAACCACGGGGTATCTTGCATTCCACGAACTCTGAAATTGAAGTTGCTTCACCTGATGAGGATGAACCAGAATTCCCATCGGACAATGCTGTTTATGAAGCTCAGATGGTAAATCAACTAAAAATATCAGATGTACCCCAGCCAGCAAGGATAAGTGCCGCAATGTCTCAAGAATGGCCTGTCGGTGAAGATAGAGTATCAGAATGGCTTTGGACCTTGCACAGGATAG TCGTTGATGTTGTGAGGACGGATAGTCATCTTGACTTCTATGAGGATACCAGAAATTTAGCTAGAATGTCGGATATTCTTGCTGTCTATGCATGGGTTGATCCTGCAACGGGGTATTGTCAAG GTATGAGCGATTTGCTGTCTCCCTTTGTTGTAATCTTTGAGGATAATGCAGATGCTTTTTGGTGTTTTGAGATGCTTTTAAGGAGAATG AGAGAAAATTTTCAAATGGAAGGCCCAACTAGGGTGATGAAACAGTTGCGAGAATTATGGCATATTCTTGAACTGGCAGACAAAGAAATGTTCGCACACCTGTCAAAAATTGGTGCCGAGAGCCTTCATTTTGCATTTCGCATGTTGCTTGTTCTGTTCCGGAGAGAGTTATCTTTTAACGAGGCTCTTTCAATGTGGGAG ATGATGTGGGCAGCTGACTTTGATGAATCCTTGGCATATGATTTAGAAGTAAATTGTCTGGAAGCGTTGGACATACATCTTCCTAGAGACTCAAGCAATGATTTAAGAGAAGAAGTTGCAGATTCTGATGATGGTAGTGTGAAGAGTGGTTCACAATCAAATCATAATGAAAATGACAATGACAATACAAAAGCCAGCCAACAGTCAAATCATGAGAACACTGATGTCTCTGTATGGGATGCCAAATTGAAGTCGCTATCATCTTATCCCTTTTGTGGCTTGGCAAGGAATATGTGGCCAAGAAATGGTAGAGTTCAAATGAGCACTATGTCCTCGTTAACAAGGAAAGAAAAGGATGAGCTAGCCATATTCTGTGTCGCAGCAATTCTTGTTTTAAACCGTCAGAAAGTCATTCGAGAAACCCACTCCTTTGATGATATGATAAAG ATGTTCAATGACAAGATGTTGAAGATCAATGTAAAAAGGTGCATAAGAACTGCAATCAAACTACGAAAGAAATATTTAAACAAG gtaataaagaaaaagaaccGGGTTTCAGAGAAAGAAGACTAG
- the LOC130742862 gene encoding uncharacterized protein LOC130742862 isoform X2 has product MNCGGEEEKQWSCGKAGSVNFRKVSSIVRDIGDPCLSQSPVKVNRMLKPDKWQALSDSEGKVLGFRKALKLIVLGGVDPSIRPEVWEFLLGCYALSSTAEYRRRLRAARREHYSDLVKQCQTMHSSVGTGSLAYVVGSKVMDMRTSSKLEREMKEAAKEGHHESSNGSVDLASLRASTDGATYDSYGQQNCSSPNLGRETDGSHCVIDSPFDFPALPVTNLFEKSGKDNNSSTEHGSKLSARHRLRFDDEMHTFQINDNVDLIGESNGQQPRGILHSTNSEIEVASPDEDEPEFPSDNAVYEAQMVNQLKISDVPQPARISAAMSQEWPVGEDRVSEWLWTLHRIVVDVVRTDSHLDFYEDTRNLARMSDILAVYAWVDPATGYCQGMSDLLSPFVVIFEDNADAFWCFEMLLRRMRENFQMEGPTRVMKQLRELWHILELADKEMFAHLSKIGAESLHFAFRMLLVLFRRELSFNEALSMWEMMWAADFDESLAYDLEVNCLEALDIHLPRDSSNDLREEVADSDDGSVKSGSQSNHNENDNDNTKASQQSNHENTDVSVWDAKLKSLSSYPFCGLARNMWPRNGRVQMSTMSSLTRKEKDELAIFCVAAILVLNRQKVIRETHSFDDMIKMFNDKMLKINVKRCIRTAIKLRKKYLNKVIKKKNRVSEKED; this is encoded by the exons ATGAATTGTGGTGGCGAGGAAGAGAAGCAATGGAGTTGTGGAAAAGCTGGGAGTGTGAATTTCCGAAAAGTGAGTTCGATTGTTCGCGACATTGGGGATCCTTGCCTCTCTCAGTCTCCTGTAAAG GTGAACAGAATGCTTAAGCCAGACAAGTGGCAAGCCTTGTCTGATAGTGAAGGAAAGGTGCTTGGTTTCCGGAAGGCGCTGAAATTGATTGTGTTAGGG GGTGTAGATCCTTCAATAAGACCTGAAGTTTGGGAGTTTTTACTAGGTTGCTACGCACTGAGCAGCACTGCTGAGTATCGAAGAAGGTTGAGAGCAGCTAGGAG GGAGCATTATAGTGACCTGGTTAAGCAATGTCAAACAATGCATTCAAGTGTAGGAACTGGTTCGTTGGCATATGTTGTTGGATCCAAAGTTATGGATATGAGAACTTCATCTAAACTTGAACGGGAAATGAAAG AGGCAGCAAAAGAAGGCCATCATGAAAGCTCCAATGGTTCGGTTGACCTAGCCAGTTTGAGAGCAAGCACAGATGGTGCAACTTATGATTCTTATGGTCAACAAAACTGCAGTTCCCCAAATTTAGGGAGAGAAACAGATGGATCACATTGTGTGATTGATAGTCCTTTTGATTTTCCTGCTTTACCTGTGACCAATCTGTTTGAAAAGAGTGGTAAAGATAACAACTCAAGCACAGAGCATGGCAGTAAACTGTCTGCACGACATAGATTAAGATTTGATGATGAAATGCATACCTTTCAAATCAATGACAATGTAGACTTAATTGGTGAATCAAATGGCCAACAACCACGGGGTATCTTGCATTCCACGAACTCTGAAATTGAAGTTGCTTCACCTGATGAGGATGAACCAGAATTCCCATCGGACAATGCTGTTTATGAAGCTCAGATGGTAAATCAACTAAAAATATCAGATGTACCCCAGCCAGCAAGGATAAGTGCCGCAATGTCTCAAGAATGGCCTGTCGGTGAAGATAGAGTATCAGAATGGCTTTGGACCTTGCACAGGATAG TCGTTGATGTTGTGAGGACGGATAGTCATCTTGACTTCTATGAGGATACCAGAAATTTAGCTAGAATGTCGGATATTCTTGCTGTCTATGCATGGGTTGATCCTGCAACGGGGTATTGTCAAG GTATGAGCGATTTGCTGTCTCCCTTTGTTGTAATCTTTGAGGATAATGCAGATGCTTTTTGGTGTTTTGAGATGCTTTTAAGGAGAATG AGAGAAAATTTTCAAATGGAAGGCCCAACTAGGGTGATGAAACAGTTGCGAGAATTATGGCATATTCTTGAACTGGCAGACAAAGAAATGTTCGCACACCTGTCAAAAATTGGTGCCGAGAGCCTTCATTTTGCATTTCGCATGTTGCTTGTTCTGTTCCGGAGAGAGTTATCTTTTAACGAGGCTCTTTCAATGTGGGAG ATGATGTGGGCAGCTGACTTTGATGAATCCTTGGCATATGATTTAGAAGTAAATTGTCTGGAAGCGTTGGACATACATCTTCCTAGAGACTCAAGCAATGATTTAAGAGAAGAAGTTGCAGATTCTGATGATGGTAGTGTGAAGAGTGGTTCACAATCAAATCATAATGAAAATGACAATGACAATACAAAAGCCAGCCAACAGTCAAATCATGAGAACACTGATGTCTCTGTATGGGATGCCAAATTGAAGTCGCTATCATCTTATCCCTTTTGTGGCTTGGCAAGGAATATGTGGCCAAGAAATGGTAGAGTTCAAATGAGCACTATGTCCTCGTTAACAAGGAAAGAAAAGGATGAGCTAGCCATATTCTGTGTCGCAGCAATTCTTGTTTTAAACCGTCAGAAAGTCATTCGAGAAACCCACTCCTTTGATGATATGATAAAG ATGTTCAATGACAAGATGTTGAAGATCAATGTAAAAAGGTGCATAAGAACTGCAATCAAACTACGAAAGAAATATTTAAACAAG gtaataaagaaaaagaaccGGGTTTCAGAGAAAGAAGACTAG
- the LOC130742862 gene encoding uncharacterized protein LOC130742862 isoform X3, producing MLKPDKWQALSDSEGKVLGFRKALKLIVLGGVDPSIRPEVWEFLLGCYALSSTAEYRRRLRAARREHYSDLVKQCQTMHSSVGTGSLAYVVGSKVMDMRTSSKLEREMKEAAKEGHHESSNGSVDLASLRASTDGATYDSYGQQNCSSPNLGRETDGSHCVIDSPFDFPALPVTNLFEKSGKDNNSSTEHGSKLSARHRLRFDDEMHTFQINDNVDLIGESNGQQPRGILHSTNSEIEVASPDEDEPEFPSDNAVYEAQMVNQLKISDVPQPARISAAMSQEWPVGEDRVSEWLWTLHRIVVDVVRTDSHLDFYEDTRNLARMSDILAVYAWVDPATGYCQGMSDLLSPFVVIFEDNADAFWCFEMLLRRMRENFQMEGPTRVMKQLRELWHILELADKEMFAHLSKIGAESLHFAFRMLLVLFRRELSFNEALSMWEMMWAADFDESLAYDLEVNCLEALDIHLPRDSSNDLREEVADSDDGSVKSGSQSNHNENDNDNTKASQQSNHENTDVSVWDAKLKSLSSYPFCGLARNMWPRNGRVQMSTMSSLTRKEKDELAIFCVAAILVLNRQKVIRETHSFDDMIKMFNDKMLKINVKRCIRTAIKLRKKYLNKVIKKKNRVSEKED from the exons ATGCTTAAGCCAGACAAGTGGCAAGCCTTGTCTGATAGTGAAGGAAAGGTGCTTGGTTTCCGGAAGGCGCTGAAATTGATTGTGTTAGGG GGTGTAGATCCTTCAATAAGACCTGAAGTTTGGGAGTTTTTACTAGGTTGCTACGCACTGAGCAGCACTGCTGAGTATCGAAGAAGGTTGAGAGCAGCTAGGAG GGAGCATTATAGTGACCTGGTTAAGCAATGTCAAACAATGCATTCAAGTGTAGGAACTGGTTCGTTGGCATATGTTGTTGGATCCAAAGTTATGGATATGAGAACTTCATCTAAACTTGAACGGGAAATGAAAG AGGCAGCAAAAGAAGGCCATCATGAAAGCTCCAATGGTTCGGTTGACCTAGCCAGTTTGAGAGCAAGCACAGATGGTGCAACTTATGATTCTTATGGTCAACAAAACTGCAGTTCCCCAAATTTAGGGAGAGAAACAGATGGATCACATTGTGTGATTGATAGTCCTTTTGATTTTCCTGCTTTACCTGTGACCAATCTGTTTGAAAAGAGTGGTAAAGATAACAACTCAAGCACAGAGCATGGCAGTAAACTGTCTGCACGACATAGATTAAGATTTGATGATGAAATGCATACCTTTCAAATCAATGACAATGTAGACTTAATTGGTGAATCAAATGGCCAACAACCACGGGGTATCTTGCATTCCACGAACTCTGAAATTGAAGTTGCTTCACCTGATGAGGATGAACCAGAATTCCCATCGGACAATGCTGTTTATGAAGCTCAGATGGTAAATCAACTAAAAATATCAGATGTACCCCAGCCAGCAAGGATAAGTGCCGCAATGTCTCAAGAATGGCCTGTCGGTGAAGATAGAGTATCAGAATGGCTTTGGACCTTGCACAGGATAG TCGTTGATGTTGTGAGGACGGATAGTCATCTTGACTTCTATGAGGATACCAGAAATTTAGCTAGAATGTCGGATATTCTTGCTGTCTATGCATGGGTTGATCCTGCAACGGGGTATTGTCAAG GTATGAGCGATTTGCTGTCTCCCTTTGTTGTAATCTTTGAGGATAATGCAGATGCTTTTTGGTGTTTTGAGATGCTTTTAAGGAGAATG AGAGAAAATTTTCAAATGGAAGGCCCAACTAGGGTGATGAAACAGTTGCGAGAATTATGGCATATTCTTGAACTGGCAGACAAAGAAATGTTCGCACACCTGTCAAAAATTGGTGCCGAGAGCCTTCATTTTGCATTTCGCATGTTGCTTGTTCTGTTCCGGAGAGAGTTATCTTTTAACGAGGCTCTTTCAATGTGGGAG ATGATGTGGGCAGCTGACTTTGATGAATCCTTGGCATATGATTTAGAAGTAAATTGTCTGGAAGCGTTGGACATACATCTTCCTAGAGACTCAAGCAATGATTTAAGAGAAGAAGTTGCAGATTCTGATGATGGTAGTGTGAAGAGTGGTTCACAATCAAATCATAATGAAAATGACAATGACAATACAAAAGCCAGCCAACAGTCAAATCATGAGAACACTGATGTCTCTGTATGGGATGCCAAATTGAAGTCGCTATCATCTTATCCCTTTTGTGGCTTGGCAAGGAATATGTGGCCAAGAAATGGTAGAGTTCAAATGAGCACTATGTCCTCGTTAACAAGGAAAGAAAAGGATGAGCTAGCCATATTCTGTGTCGCAGCAATTCTTGTTTTAAACCGTCAGAAAGTCATTCGAGAAACCCACTCCTTTGATGATATGATAAAG ATGTTCAATGACAAGATGTTGAAGATCAATGTAAAAAGGTGCATAAGAACTGCAATCAAACTACGAAAGAAATATTTAAACAAG gtaataaagaaaaagaaccGGGTTTCAGAGAAAGAAGACTAG
- the LOC130742862 gene encoding GTPase-activating protein GYP7 isoform X4, producing MHSSVGTGSLAYVVGSKVMDMRTSSKLEREMKEAAKEGHHESSNGSVDLASLRASTDGATYDSYGQQNCSSPNLGRETDGSHCVIDSPFDFPALPVTNLFEKSGKDNNSSTEHGSKLSARHRLRFDDEMHTFQINDNVDLIGESNGQQPRGILHSTNSEIEVASPDEDEPEFPSDNAVYEAQMVNQLKISDVPQPARISAAMSQEWPVGEDRVSEWLWTLHRIVVDVVRTDSHLDFYEDTRNLARMSDILAVYAWVDPATGYCQGMSDLLSPFVVIFEDNADAFWCFEMLLRRMRENFQMEGPTRVMKQLRELWHILELADKEMFAHLSKIGAESLHFAFRMLLVLFRRELSFNEALSMWEMMWAADFDESLAYDLEVNCLEALDIHLPRDSSNDLREEVADSDDGSVKSGSQSNHNENDNDNTKASQQSNHENTDVSVWDAKLKSLSSYPFCGLARNMWPRNGRVQMSTMSSLTRKEKDELAIFCVAAILVLNRQKVIRETHSFDDMIKMFNDKMLKINVKRCIRTAIKLRKKYLNKVIKKKNRVSEKED from the exons ATGCATTCAAGTGTAGGAACTGGTTCGTTGGCATATGTTGTTGGATCCAAAGTTATGGATATGAGAACTTCATCTAAACTTGAACGGGAAATGAAAG AGGCAGCAAAAGAAGGCCATCATGAAAGCTCCAATGGTTCGGTTGACCTAGCCAGTTTGAGAGCAAGCACAGATGGTGCAACTTATGATTCTTATGGTCAACAAAACTGCAGTTCCCCAAATTTAGGGAGAGAAACAGATGGATCACATTGTGTGATTGATAGTCCTTTTGATTTTCCTGCTTTACCTGTGACCAATCTGTTTGAAAAGAGTGGTAAAGATAACAACTCAAGCACAGAGCATGGCAGTAAACTGTCTGCACGACATAGATTAAGATTTGATGATGAAATGCATACCTTTCAAATCAATGACAATGTAGACTTAATTGGTGAATCAAATGGCCAACAACCACGGGGTATCTTGCATTCCACGAACTCTGAAATTGAAGTTGCTTCACCTGATGAGGATGAACCAGAATTCCCATCGGACAATGCTGTTTATGAAGCTCAGATGGTAAATCAACTAAAAATATCAGATGTACCCCAGCCAGCAAGGATAAGTGCCGCAATGTCTCAAGAATGGCCTGTCGGTGAAGATAGAGTATCAGAATGGCTTTGGACCTTGCACAGGATAG TCGTTGATGTTGTGAGGACGGATAGTCATCTTGACTTCTATGAGGATACCAGAAATTTAGCTAGAATGTCGGATATTCTTGCTGTCTATGCATGGGTTGATCCTGCAACGGGGTATTGTCAAG GTATGAGCGATTTGCTGTCTCCCTTTGTTGTAATCTTTGAGGATAATGCAGATGCTTTTTGGTGTTTTGAGATGCTTTTAAGGAGAATG AGAGAAAATTTTCAAATGGAAGGCCCAACTAGGGTGATGAAACAGTTGCGAGAATTATGGCATATTCTTGAACTGGCAGACAAAGAAATGTTCGCACACCTGTCAAAAATTGGTGCCGAGAGCCTTCATTTTGCATTTCGCATGTTGCTTGTTCTGTTCCGGAGAGAGTTATCTTTTAACGAGGCTCTTTCAATGTGGGAG ATGATGTGGGCAGCTGACTTTGATGAATCCTTGGCATATGATTTAGAAGTAAATTGTCTGGAAGCGTTGGACATACATCTTCCTAGAGACTCAAGCAATGATTTAAGAGAAGAAGTTGCAGATTCTGATGATGGTAGTGTGAAGAGTGGTTCACAATCAAATCATAATGAAAATGACAATGACAATACAAAAGCCAGCCAACAGTCAAATCATGAGAACACTGATGTCTCTGTATGGGATGCCAAATTGAAGTCGCTATCATCTTATCCCTTTTGTGGCTTGGCAAGGAATATGTGGCCAAGAAATGGTAGAGTTCAAATGAGCACTATGTCCTCGTTAACAAGGAAAGAAAAGGATGAGCTAGCCATATTCTGTGTCGCAGCAATTCTTGTTTTAAACCGTCAGAAAGTCATTCGAGAAACCCACTCCTTTGATGATATGATAAAG ATGTTCAATGACAAGATGTTGAAGATCAATGTAAAAAGGTGCATAAGAACTGCAATCAAACTACGAAAGAAATATTTAAACAAG gtaataaagaaaaagaaccGGGTTTCAGAGAAAGAAGACTAG
- the LOC130742863 gene encoding probable peroxidase 26: MRSSMCVAFLLVVAFAALSSSPVAAATPPRPKLEWHYYKTHNICRDAELYVRNQVKLFWKFDKSITAKLLRLVYSDCFITGCDASILLDEGPNTEKKAPQNRGLGAFVLIDNIKTFVERQCPGVVSCADILQLATRDAVQLAGGPGYPVFTGRKDGMRSDAASVDIPSPSVSWQEALAYFKSRGLNVLDMGTLLGAHTIGRTHCSYITDRLYNYNGTGSSDPSMNAAFLDTMRKLCPPRKKGQSDPLVYLNPDSGSSYKFTESYYKRILNHEAVLGIDQQLLNGDDTKEITEEFAAGLQDFKKSFAVSMYNMGNIKVLTGNQGQIRQNCRFINK; encoded by the exons ATGAGGTCAAGTATGTGTGTGGCTTTCCTACTAGTTGTTGCTTTTGCAGCGCTGAGCTCGAGTCCTGTGGCGGCGGCTACACCTCCACGGCCAAAGTTGGAGTGGCATTACTATAAGACCCACAACATATGCCGCGATGCTGAGTTGTATGTGAGGAACCAAGTAAAGCTGTTTTGGAAATTTGACAAAAGCATCACAGCAAAGCTCCTCCGCTTGGTATATTCAGATTGTTTCATCACA GGCTGTGACGCATCAATTCTGCTGGACGAAGGACCAAATACAGAGAAAAAAGCACCGCAAAACCGGGGGCTTGGAGCATTTGTACTGATTgacaatataaaaactttcgtGGAAAGACAGTGCCCTGGCGTTGTCTCCTGTGCTGATATACTCCAACTGGCTACCAGAGATGCTGTTCAACTG GCAGGTGGACCAGGTTATCCAGTTTTCACCGGAAGAAAAGATGGAATGCGATCAGATGCTGCATCAGTAGACATTCCATCACCATCCGTCTCATGGCAGGAAGCTCTAGCATACTTCAAATCGAGGGGCTTGAATGTCCTAGATATGGGAACACTCTTGG GAGCACACACAATTGGAAGAACACATTGTAGCTACATTACTGATAGGCTGTATAATTACAATGGTACTGGAAGCTCAGACCCTAGCATGAATGCTGCTTTTCTAGACACGATGAGAAAGCTTTGTCCGCCAAGAAAGAAGGGGCAAAGTGACCCACTGGTATATCTGAACCCAGATTCTGGATCAAGTTACAAGTTCACAGAATCATACTACAAAAGGATCCTAAACCATGAAGCTGTTCTGGGAATTGATCAACAATTACTGAATGGTGATGATACTAAGGAGATCACCGAGGAATTTGCTGCTGGGCTTCAAGATTTTAAGAAATCTTTTGCTGTCTCAATGTACAACATGGGGAATATCAAAGTTTTAACAGGAAACCAAGGACAGATACGCCAGAATTGTcgatttataaataaataa